One window from the genome of Methylomarinovum caldicuralii encodes:
- a CDS encoding cytochrome D1 domain-containing protein produces the protein MLRSPLLSTLILAASAAFFFDAVSAGPYAFITNQGADSVSVIDTATDRVVKTLKVGKKPAGVAVSRDGRRVLVTNPESRDVTVIDGERLEVLGAIPVGEGPVGLAVDAAGRRGYVADWYEHRVSVIDLERRKVIAKVAVGKSPAGMAVSRDGKRLYVANRDDDAVALVDTRTFKTLASGKVGVHPFGIALDEKRGRLYTANVISNDVSVLDAETLKPLATIKVGDRPYAITLAQGGSRVVVTNQYDDTVSVIDADTLKVIDTLAVGEYPEGIDTHPDDRRVYVVNWFSNSVSVLDMHDLKPLKTIPTGEGSRGFGNFIGP, from the coding sequence ATGCTCCGTTCTCCATTGCTATCCACCCTGATTTTGGCGGCGTCAGCCGCCTTCTTTTTTGATGCCGTCAGCGCCGGGCCCTATGCCTTCATCACCAACCAGGGCGCCGACAGCGTCTCGGTGATCGACACCGCCACCGATCGGGTCGTCAAGACCCTCAAGGTGGGGAAGAAACCGGCCGGCGTGGCGGTCAGCCGCGACGGCCGCCGGGTGCTGGTCACCAATCCGGAGAGCCGGGACGTGACCGTGATCGACGGCGAGCGCCTGGAGGTGCTGGGTGCGATCCCGGTGGGGGAAGGGCCGGTCGGCTTGGCCGTGGATGCGGCAGGCCGGCGCGGTTACGTGGCCGACTGGTACGAGCACCGCGTCAGCGTCATCGATCTCGAGCGGCGCAAGGTCATCGCCAAGGTGGCGGTGGGCAAGTCCCCGGCCGGCATGGCGGTGAGCCGCGACGGCAAACGCCTCTATGTCGCCAACCGTGACGACGATGCGGTCGCGCTGGTCGATACCCGGACCTTCAAAACCCTCGCCAGCGGCAAGGTTGGCGTTCATCCCTTCGGCATCGCCCTCGACGAGAAACGCGGCCGTCTCTATACCGCCAACGTGATCAGCAACGATGTCAGCGTGCTCGATGCCGAAACCCTCAAGCCCCTCGCCACCATCAAGGTAGGGGACCGCCCCTACGCCATCACCCTGGCCCAGGGCGGCAGCCGGGTGGTGGTGACCAATCAGTACGATGACACCGTGTCGGTCATCGATGCCGACACCCTCAAGGTCATCGACACCCTGGCGGTGGGGGAATACCCGGAAGGCATCGATACCCATCCGGACGACCGGCGGGTGTATGTGGTCAACTGGTTCAGCAATTCGGTGTCGGTCCTCGACATGCACGATCTGAAACCTCTGAAGACCATCCCCACGGGCGAAGGCAGCCGCGGCTTCGGCAATTTCATCGGCCCATGA
- the mltF gene encoding membrane-bound lytic murein transglycosylase MltF, whose protein sequence is MRLRRLLLILALLAVAAVALLQWYLRRAPAVLPGSQLERIRHDGRLRVLTVYGATTYYPVADGGFAGFEYDLVRRFGQWLGVEVAFVAADSVAELLAAMLAGKADMAAAGLTVTEVRRQYLRFSEPYQYVSEQVIYRRGAAPRPRRIADLEDRFIEVMLGSSHASRLARLRRSHRALRWRESDATSEEILRRVDVGLTDYTVMDSNRFRVLQRFYPSLQVGFDLTESVPLAWAFNPEEDDSLRQAANRFLAQARRDRTLESLLEQYYGHVDVLEFLDVCTFQRHVRQRLSQYLPWFREAGEKYGWDWRLLAAIAYQESHWNVNARSPTGVAGLMMLTRDTARQLGIRNRRDPKESIFGAARYLNRLKAKIPERIPEPDRTWFTLAAYNVGFGHLEDARILTQQAGEDPDRWMDVKKYLPKLAQKRWYSRVKRGYARGWEPVRYVENIRNYYDLLLPLDNPALSAGRRRTFAAVPRIPRPAPPPSPSPGG, encoded by the coding sequence GTGAGGCTGCGGCGGCTGCTCCTGATCCTGGCGTTGCTGGCGGTGGCCGCCGTGGCGCTGCTGCAATGGTATTTGCGTCGCGCTCCGGCCGTTTTGCCCGGCTCCCAGCTGGAGCGTATCCGCCACGATGGCCGGCTGCGGGTGCTCACGGTTTATGGCGCGACCACTTACTATCCCGTCGCCGATGGGGGTTTCGCCGGTTTTGAATACGATCTCGTGCGTCGTTTCGGTCAGTGGCTCGGCGTCGAGGTGGCGTTCGTGGCCGCCGACTCGGTGGCCGAGCTGCTGGCCGCCATGCTGGCCGGCAAGGCGGACATGGCCGCCGCCGGCCTCACGGTGACCGAGGTGCGGCGTCAGTACCTGCGCTTTTCCGAACCTTACCAGTATGTCTCCGAGCAGGTGATCTATCGTCGGGGCGCCGCCCCCAGACCGCGCCGGATCGCCGATCTCGAGGACCGTTTCATCGAGGTCATGCTCGGTTCCAGCCATGCCTCCCGGCTTGCGCGTCTGCGCCGGAGCCACCGCGCGCTGCGCTGGCGCGAAAGCGATGCGACCAGTGAGGAAATCCTGCGTCGGGTCGATGTCGGCCTGACTGATTACACGGTGATGGATTCCAACCGGTTCCGGGTGCTGCAGCGTTTCTATCCCAGTCTGCAGGTGGGGTTCGATCTGACCGAGTCGGTGCCCTTGGCCTGGGCCTTCAATCCTGAGGAGGACGATTCCCTGCGGCAGGCGGCCAACCGTTTTCTCGCCCAGGCCCGTCGCGACCGGACCCTGGAATCGCTGCTGGAACAGTACTACGGCCATGTCGATGTCCTGGAATTCTTGGACGTTTGCACCTTCCAGCGCCATGTGCGCCAGCGCTTGAGCCAATATCTGCCCTGGTTCCGGGAAGCGGGAGAAAAATACGGCTGGGACTGGCGCCTGCTGGCCGCCATCGCCTACCAGGAATCCCACTGGAACGTCAACGCCCGTTCCCCCACCGGGGTAGCGGGCCTGATGATGCTGACCCGGGACACCGCCCGCCAGCTGGGGATCCGCAATCGCCGGGACCCCAAGGAAAGCATTTTCGGGGCGGCCCGTTACCTCAACCGGCTGAAGGCCAAGATCCCCGAGCGCATTCCCGAGCCCGACCGCACCTGGTTCACCCTGGCGGCCTACAACGTCGGTTTCGGCCATCTGGAGGACGCCCGGATCCTGACCCAGCAGGCGGGAGAGGACCCGGACCGCTGGATGGATGTAAAGAAATATCTGCCGAAGCTGGCGCAGAAACGCTGGTACAGCCGGGTCAAACGCGGCTATGCCCGCGGCTGGGAGCCGGTGCGCTACGTGGAGAACATCCGCAACTATTACGACCTGCTGCTGCCGCTCGACAACCCGGCGCTCAGCGCCGGGCGGCGAAGAACGTTCGCAGCGGTGCCGCGCATTCCTCGGCCAGCACCCCCGCCGTCACCGTCACCCGGTGGTTGA
- a CDS encoding YqcC family protein gives MSDPERLNRAADLLLELEAELRRLGLWEDARPSDEALASALPFCCDTLSFPQWLQFVFLERMKPLIEAGGPLPGQCGIAPMAEEWFAGSGIETGRLLRLLRDFDKLLTRD, from the coding sequence ATGAGCGATCCCGAGCGTCTTAATCGTGCCGCCGATCTGCTGCTGGAACTGGAGGCGGAGCTGCGCCGCTTGGGATTGTGGGAGGATGCCCGTCCCAGCGACGAGGCGCTCGCCAGTGCGTTGCCCTTTTGCTGCGATACGCTATCCTTTCCCCAGTGGCTGCAGTTCGTGTTTCTGGAGCGCATGAAACCCCTGATCGAAGCCGGCGGCCCGCTGCCCGGCCAATGCGGCATCGCCCCCATGGCCGAGGAATGGTTCGCCGGTTCAGGGATCGAAACCGGGCGTCTCCTCCGCCTGCTGCGCGACTTCGACAAATTACTGACCCGGGACTGA
- the guaA gene encoding glutamine-hydrolyzing GMP synthase has protein sequence MSMDIHAHKILILDFGSQYTQLIGRRVRELGVYCEIHPFDWTEAQIRNFAPRGIILSGGPRTVTADFTPRAPQVVFELGVPVLGICYGMQTMAAQLGGRVEPALKREFGYAQVRIRGHSRLLEGIEDHTTPDGEALLDVWMSHGDRVVEVPPGFQVICLTEDAPIAGMADEARRFYGLQFHPEVTHTRQGQRILGRFVHDICGCEPVWTPKNIIEESVRNIRRQVGKDKVLLALSGGVDSSVVAALMHKAIGDQLTCVFVDTGLLRLHEGDQVMAALAKHMGVKVIRVNAAERYFNALKGVTDPEEKRRIIGHLFIEIFEEEAKKLEDVKWLAQGTIYPDVIESAAAKTSKASLIKSHHNVAGLPETMRLKLIEPLRELFKDEVRKIGLELGLPYEMVYRHPFPGPGLGVRILGEVKPEYAEILRLADDIFISELRKHELYDQVSQAFAVFLPIKSVGVMGDERSYDYVIALRAVETTDFMTARWAQLPYEFLDTVSRRIINEVKGISRVVYDVSGKPPATIEWE, from the coding sequence CTGAGCATGGACATCCACGCCCACAAGATCCTGATTCTCGACTTCGGTTCCCAGTACACCCAGCTCATCGGCCGGCGCGTGCGCGAGCTGGGGGTGTACTGCGAGATCCACCCCTTCGACTGGACCGAAGCACAGATCCGCAACTTCGCCCCCCGCGGCATCATTCTCTCCGGCGGGCCCCGGACCGTGACCGCCGACTTCACCCCCCGCGCCCCCCAGGTGGTGTTCGAGCTGGGGGTGCCGGTGCTGGGGATCTGCTACGGCATGCAGACCATGGCGGCCCAGCTGGGCGGCAGGGTGGAACCGGCGTTGAAGCGCGAGTTCGGCTACGCCCAGGTCAGGATCCGGGGCCATTCCCGCCTCCTCGAAGGCATCGAGGATCACACCACCCCGGACGGCGAGGCCCTGCTCGACGTGTGGATGAGCCACGGCGACCGGGTGGTGGAAGTGCCGCCCGGCTTCCAGGTCATCTGCCTGACCGAGGACGCCCCCATCGCCGGCATGGCCGACGAGGCGCGGCGGTTTTACGGCCTTCAGTTCCATCCCGAGGTCACCCACACCCGTCAGGGCCAGCGCATCCTGGGCCGTTTCGTCCACGACATCTGCGGCTGCGAGCCGGTCTGGACGCCGAAAAACATCATCGAGGAAAGCGTCCGCAACATCCGCCGTCAGGTGGGCAAGGACAAAGTGCTGCTGGCCCTGTCCGGCGGGGTGGACTCGTCGGTGGTCGCCGCCCTCATGCACAAGGCCATCGGCGATCAGCTCACCTGCGTGTTCGTGGACACCGGCCTGCTGCGGCTCCACGAGGGCGACCAGGTCATGGCCGCCCTGGCCAAACACATGGGGGTCAAGGTCATCCGCGTCAATGCCGCGGAACGCTATTTCAACGCCCTGAAGGGCGTCACCGACCCGGAGGAAAAGCGCCGCATCATCGGCCACCTGTTCATCGAAATCTTCGAGGAGGAGGCCAAAAAGCTCGAGGACGTCAAATGGCTGGCCCAGGGCACCATCTATCCGGACGTGATCGAGTCGGCGGCGGCCAAGACCTCCAAGGCGTCGCTGATCAAGTCCCACCACAACGTCGCCGGCCTGCCGGAAACCATGCGGCTCAAGCTCATCGAGCCGCTGCGCGAACTGTTCAAGGACGAGGTGCGCAAGATCGGCCTGGAGCTGGGGCTGCCCTACGAGATGGTCTACCGCCACCCCTTCCCCGGCCCCGGCCTGGGGGTGCGCATCCTGGGCGAGGTGAAGCCGGAATACGCCGAGATCCTGCGCCTGGCCGACGACATCTTCATCTCCGAGCTGCGCAAGCACGAACTCTACGACCAGGTCAGCCAGGCGTTCGCCGTGTTCCTGCCGATCAAGTCCGTCGGCGTGATGGGGGACGAACGCAGCTACGACTACGTCATCGCCCTGCGGGCGGTGGAAACCACCGACTTCATGACCGCCCGCTGGGCCCAGCTGCCCTACGAATTCCTCGACACCGTCTCCCGCCGCATCATCAACGAGGTCAAGGGGATTTCGCGGGTGGTGTACGACGTCTCCGGTAAACCGCCGGCGACCATCGAGTGGGAGTGA
- a CDS encoding SRPBCC family protein, giving the protein MRKLIPLFSLLALVWAVSTEAHGPSRQKVAEEVVIDAPAAKVWEIVKDFCSLEKWHPQVKACTLEGDGTKKGAKRKVTLAGGGWMVEELKKYDPKKRMYKTFCGCTPDEEISTAKTITWSGAEVKVPVIPVANYSSIFEVKEADGKTKVVWRGAFYRAYMNNNPPPEMNEEAAIKAVTEFYRQGLDHLKQIAESQ; this is encoded by the coding sequence ATGCGTAAACTCATCCCCCTGTTTTCCCTGCTGGCCCTGGTGTGGGCCGTCAGCACCGAGGCCCACGGTCCGAGCCGGCAGAAAGTGGCCGAAGAAGTCGTGATCGACGCCCCGGCGGCCAAGGTCTGGGAGATCGTCAAGGATTTCTGCAGCCTCGAGAAATGGCACCCGCAGGTCAAGGCCTGCACCCTGGAAGGCGACGGCACCAAGAAGGGCGCCAAGCGCAAAGTGACTTTGGCGGGCGGCGGCTGGATGGTCGAGGAACTGAAGAAGTACGATCCCAAGAAGCGGATGTACAAGACCTTCTGCGGCTGCACCCCGGACGAGGAAATCAGCACCGCCAAGACCATCACCTGGTCCGGCGCCGAGGTGAAGGTGCCGGTCATTCCGGTGGCGAACTATTCCAGCATCTTCGAGGTCAAAGAGGCCGACGGCAAGACCAAAGTGGTCTGGCGCGGCGCCTTCTACCGGGCCTACATGAACAACAACCCGCCGCCGGAAATGAATGAGGAGGCCGCCATCAAGGCCGTGACCGAATTCTACCGTCAGGGACTCGATCATCTGAAACAGATCGCCGAAAGCCAGTAA
- the nqrC gene encoding NADH:ubiquinone reductase (Na(+)-transporting) subunit C, which yields MRKVLGALTVVLSVALVCSFMVTAAAVLLAERQERNLRLERIRHILAVVGIEAAEPLSAYREAIDARLIDLHRAEPVPLQGLPRHLQPDAFDFDKAARDPRYGGPIPPERIGLRRRPRLMPLYVVKGHGPAAGRVALLLVGKGLWSTLYGYLALENDLRHIAGITFFEQKETPGLGGEIANPRWQALWRGKLAYDERGNVLIRVAKGSIPPGSSTAAYQVNGLSGATLTTRAVDRLVRYWLGPEGYGPYLARLRREGER from the coding sequence ATGCGTAAGGTTCTGGGTGCCTTAACGGTGGTGCTGAGCGTCGCGCTGGTGTGTTCGTTCATGGTCACCGCGGCGGCGGTGCTGCTGGCGGAGCGGCAGGAGAGGAATCTGCGTCTGGAGCGGATTCGTCATATCCTGGCGGTCGTCGGCATCGAGGCGGCCGAACCGCTCAGCGCCTACCGTGAAGCGATCGATGCGCGCCTGATCGACCTGCACCGTGCCGAGCCGGTGCCGCTTCAGGGGTTGCCGCGCCATCTGCAGCCCGATGCGTTCGATTTCGACAAGGCCGCCCGCGATCCCCGTTATGGCGGGCCGATTCCGCCGGAACGCATCGGCCTCCGGCGCAGACCCAGGCTGATGCCGCTCTACGTCGTCAAAGGTCATGGCCCGGCCGCGGGGCGGGTGGCGCTGCTGCTCGTCGGCAAGGGGCTGTGGTCCACCCTGTACGGCTATCTGGCGCTGGAGAATGACCTGCGTCACATCGCCGGCATCACGTTTTTCGAACAGAAGGAAACGCCGGGACTGGGCGGCGAAATCGCCAATCCCCGCTGGCAGGCGCTGTGGCGCGGCAAACTGGCCTACGATGAACGCGGGAATGTGCTAATCCGCGTGGCCAAGGGCTCGATCCCGCCGGGATCGTCGACTGCAGCGTATCAGGTTAACGGCTTGAGCGGGGCGACGCTGACGACCCGGGCGGTGGACCGTCTGGTGCGGTATTGGCTGGGGCCGGAGGGGTATGGTCCCTATCTGGCCCGTCTGCGTCGGGAGGGTGAGCGATGA
- the nqrF gene encoding NADH:ubiquinone reductase (Na(+)-transporting) subunit F encodes MTREWLQAWLAQSAEVWAQKGDLILLGVGVFVGLVLVLSLLVLLAKLWLAPEGEVPVVVNDELTLKVPAGTKLMWALVEHGIHIPSACGGQGTCGQCRLIVEGAGPVLPTERARLPARLLKEGWRLSCQIPVKRPLKVKVPPEVLGSHTWIGTVVSNRNLTPLLKEPVIELPQPPLRFRAGQFILLEAPRARIRFADFDIDPRFREDWDRFDWWRYQVTIDKPTSRAYSMANAPAEGNRVRLNVRLQLPPRDKPDAPPGRVSSYVFSLKPGDKVKLTGPFGEFYVRERDTEMIFVGGGAGMAPLRSMIVDQLERVRTSRKISIWYGACSLRELFYAEEFERLAREHDNFRWQVALSEPGPEDDWQGPTGFIHQVLYDQYLKDHPAPEECDYYLCGPPPMLKAVLKMLDELGVERDNIFFDDFGG; translated from the coding sequence ATGACGCGCGAATGGTTGCAGGCGTGGTTGGCCCAGTCCGCCGAGGTATGGGCGCAGAAGGGGGATCTTATCCTGCTGGGTGTCGGCGTTTTCGTGGGCCTGGTGCTGGTGCTGAGCCTGCTGGTATTGCTGGCGAAGCTCTGGTTGGCCCCAGAGGGGGAGGTTCCGGTGGTGGTCAACGACGAACTGACCCTCAAGGTGCCTGCCGGGACCAAGCTGATGTGGGCCTTGGTGGAGCACGGCATCCACATCCCTTCGGCCTGCGGCGGGCAGGGGACCTGTGGCCAGTGCCGTCTGATCGTCGAGGGGGCGGGGCCGGTGTTGCCGACCGAGCGCGCCAGGCTGCCCGCACGCCTCCTCAAGGAAGGGTGGCGGCTGAGCTGTCAGATTCCGGTCAAACGCCCCTTGAAAGTTAAGGTGCCGCCGGAGGTGCTGGGCTCCCACACCTGGATCGGCACGGTGGTTTCCAACCGCAACCTGACGCCGCTGCTCAAAGAGCCGGTCATCGAGCTGCCCCAGCCGCCTCTGCGTTTCCGCGCCGGCCAGTTCATTCTCCTGGAAGCGCCGAGGGCGAGGATCCGTTTCGCGGATTTCGATATTGATCCCCGCTTTCGTGAGGACTGGGACCGCTTCGACTGGTGGCGTTATCAGGTGACGATCGACAAGCCCACCAGCCGGGCCTATTCCATGGCCAACGCCCCGGCCGAGGGCAACCGGGTCCGTCTCAACGTCCGCCTGCAGCTGCCGCCGCGGGACAAACCGGATGCGCCGCCGGGGCGGGTCTCCTCTTACGTGTTTTCTCTCAAGCCGGGCGACAAAGTGAAGCTGACCGGCCCGTTCGGAGAGTTCTACGTGCGCGAGCGCGATACCGAAATGATCTTCGTAGGCGGTGGGGCCGGCATGGCGCCGTTGCGCTCGATGATCGTCGATCAGCTCGAGCGGGTCCGGACGTCACGAAAAATCTCGATCTGGTACGGCGCCTGCAGCTTGCGGGAGCTGTTCTACGCCGAGGAATTCGAGCGCCTGGCGCGCGAGCACGACAATTTCCGCTGGCAGGTGGCCCTGTCGGAACCGGGCCCGGAGGATGACTGGCAGGGGCCGACCGGCTTCATCCACCAGGTGCTCTACGACCAGTATCTCAAGGATCATCCGGCGCCGGAGGAATGCGATTACTACCTTTGCGGCCCGCCTCCGATGCTCAAGGCGGTCTTAAAGATGCTGGATGAGCTGGGAGTCGAGCGCGACAATATCTTCTTCGACGATTTCGGCGGCTGA
- the sbcB gene encoding exodeoxyribonuclease I has product MPPSLYWYDYETFGADPVRDRPAQFAGIRTDEDLEPVGEPLVLYCRPAPDFLPQPAACLVTGITPQLAREKGVCEDEFIARINAEFSRPETCVAGYNNIRFDDEVTRHTLYRNLYDPYAREWRGGNSRWDLIDVVRLAYALRPEGIVWPEREDGAPSFRLDQLTAANGIAHAEAHDALADVRATIALARLVRARQPRLYAYCFDHRRKDAVRQLIDLETLKPLLHVSEKYPARRGCLALVAPLGWDPGNPNGVAVWDLSLDPAMLLELETAQLRRLLYTPSGELAADETRPALKTVRLNRCPVLVPPKALRPQDAERLGIDLAVCERHLAWLRRHRRAVEELLPELLQWPEAEAAPLDPDLALYRGGFFSDRDRALMARVHRLDPEQLRHFEADFDDPRLPELLFRFRARNWPETLSAEEQARWERFRLERLTRPERGASIVWEDFWRELARLRSEAVQGDAAILEALEEYAREILPAAGRCLLEKTLS; this is encoded by the coding sequence ATGCCCCCGAGTCTGTACTGGTACGACTACGAAACCTTCGGCGCCGATCCGGTGCGCGACCGCCCGGCCCAGTTCGCCGGCATCCGCACCGACGAGGACCTCGAGCCCGTCGGTGAGCCGCTGGTGCTGTACTGCCGCCCGGCACCCGATTTCCTGCCCCAGCCGGCCGCCTGTCTGGTGACCGGCATCACCCCGCAGCTGGCGCGGGAGAAGGGTGTGTGCGAGGACGAATTCATCGCCCGCATCAACGCCGAGTTCTCCCGGCCGGAAACCTGCGTGGCCGGTTACAACAACATCCGCTTCGACGACGAGGTCACCCGTCACACCCTCTACCGCAACCTCTACGATCCCTATGCCCGGGAATGGCGGGGCGGCAATTCCCGCTGGGATCTGATCGACGTGGTCCGCCTCGCCTACGCCCTGCGTCCGGAAGGGATCGTCTGGCCCGAGCGGGAGGACGGGGCACCCAGCTTCCGCCTCGATCAGCTGACCGCCGCCAACGGCATCGCCCATGCCGAGGCCCACGACGCCCTGGCCGACGTGCGTGCCACCATCGCCCTGGCCCGGCTGGTCCGCGCGCGCCAGCCCAGGCTCTACGCCTATTGCTTCGACCATCGCCGCAAGGACGCGGTGCGGCAGTTGATCGATCTGGAGACGCTGAAGCCGCTGCTGCACGTGTCGGAGAAGTACCCCGCCCGCCGCGGCTGCCTGGCGCTGGTCGCCCCCCTGGGGTGGGACCCGGGCAATCCCAACGGGGTGGCGGTCTGGGATCTGAGCCTTGATCCGGCCATGCTGCTGGAATTGGAGACAGCGCAGCTGCGGCGGCTGCTTTACACGCCCTCGGGGGAACTGGCGGCGGACGAGACCCGGCCGGCGCTCAAGACCGTGCGCCTGAACCGCTGTCCGGTACTGGTACCGCCCAAGGCGCTGCGGCCGCAAGACGCCGAGCGGCTGGGGATCGATCTGGCCGTCTGCGAGCGCCATCTGGCCTGGTTGCGTCGCCACCGGCGGGCGGTCGAGGAGTTGCTGCCGGAACTGCTGCAATGGCCCGAGGCGGAGGCGGCGCCCTTGGACCCGGATCTGGCGCTCTACCGTGGCGGCTTCTTCAGCGACAGGGACCGGGCGCTGATGGCCCGGGTGCATCGCCTCGACCCTGAACAGTTGCGTCATTTCGAAGCGGATTTCGACGACCCCCGCCTGCCGGAGCTGCTGTTCCGCTTCCGGGCCCGCAACTGGCCCGAAACCCTGTCGGCCGAGGAGCAGGCGCGTTGGGAGCGCTTCCGTCTCGAGCGCCTGACGCGCCCGGAACGGGGGGCCTCGATCGTGTGGGAGGATTTCTGGCGGGAACTGGCGCGCCTGCGTTCAGAGGCGGTTCAGGGCGATGCGGCGATACTGGAGGCGCTTGAGGAGTACGCCCGGGAGATTCTCCCGGCTGCCGGCCGTTGCCTTCTGGAGAAAACGCTGTCATGA
- the tadA gene encoding tRNA adenosine(34) deaminase TadA translates to MTAITPRDEMWMRRALELARQAESEGEVPIGAVLVKHDRIVAEGWNRPIAACDPTAHAEIEALRAGGRALGNYRLPHTTLYVTLEPCVMCMGAIVHARIQRLVFGAADPKRGAAGSVLSLHQADFLNHRVTVTAGVLAEECAAPLRTFFAARR, encoded by the coding sequence ATGACCGCCATCACTCCCCGCGACGAGATGTGGATGCGCCGGGCCCTGGAACTGGCCCGCCAAGCGGAAAGCGAGGGGGAGGTCCCCATCGGCGCGGTGCTGGTGAAACACGACCGCATCGTCGCCGAAGGCTGGAACCGCCCCATCGCCGCCTGCGACCCCACCGCCCACGCCGAAATCGAGGCCTTGCGCGCCGGCGGCCGGGCGCTCGGCAACTACCGCCTGCCCCACACCACCCTCTACGTCACCCTCGAGCCCTGCGTCATGTGCATGGGCGCCATCGTCCACGCCCGCATCCAACGCCTGGTCTTCGGCGCCGCCGACCCCAAGCGCGGTGCCGCCGGCAGTGTGCTGTCCCTGCACCAGGCCGACTTCCTCAACCACCGGGTGACGGTGACGGCGGGGGTGCTGGCCGAGGAATGCGCGGCACCGCTGCGAACGTTCTTCGCCGCCCGGCGCTGA
- the guaB gene encoding IMP dehydrogenase, producing the protein MRILEEAITFDDVLLVPAHSTVLPKEADIRTRLTRGITLNIPLVSAAMDTVTEARLAITLAQEGGIGIIHKNMTVERQAQEVAKVKKYESGVIKEPITVTPDTTIGEVIRLTREKNISGVPVVENGDRLVGIVTNRDLRFETRFDAPVSAVMTPRERLVTVKEGAPKEEIVRLLHQHRIEKILVVDDDFRLRGLITVKDIQKAKDYPNACKDEQERLRVGAAVGVGAGTDERVAALLEAGVDVIVVDTAHGHSQGVIDRVRWIKHHYPDVQVIGGNIATGEAAVALLEAGADAVKVGIGPGSICTTRVVAGVGVPQITAVANVAQALKDTGLPLIADGGIRYSGDVAKALAAGAHSVMLGSLFAGTEEAPGEVELYQGRSYKTYRGMGSLGAMSQQQGSSDRYFQEDTDAIEKLVPEGIEGRVPYKGSVVAIIHQLLGGIRASMGYTGCRTIAELHEKSRFVRITGAGVRESHVHDVAIVKEAPNYRLD; encoded by the coding sequence ATGCGCATTCTGGAAGAAGCCATCACCTTCGATGACGTTCTCCTGGTTCCCGCCCATTCCACGGTTCTGCCCAAAGAGGCGGACATCCGCACCCGGCTGACGCGGGGAATCACCCTCAACATCCCGCTGGTGTCGGCGGCAATGGACACGGTCACCGAAGCCCGCCTGGCCATCACCCTGGCCCAGGAAGGCGGCATCGGCATCATCCACAAGAACATGACCGTCGAGCGCCAGGCCCAGGAAGTGGCCAAGGTGAAGAAATACGAAAGCGGGGTCATCAAGGAGCCGATCACCGTCACCCCCGACACCACCATCGGTGAAGTCATCCGCCTGACGCGGGAGAAGAACATCTCCGGCGTGCCGGTGGTGGAAAACGGCGACCGCCTGGTGGGCATCGTCACCAACCGCGACCTGCGCTTCGAGACCCGTTTCGATGCCCCGGTGTCGGCGGTCATGACCCCCAGGGAGCGGCTGGTGACGGTCAAGGAGGGGGCGCCCAAGGAGGAGATCGTCCGCCTGCTGCACCAGCACCGGATCGAGAAGATCCTGGTAGTGGACGACGACTTCCGCCTGCGCGGCCTGATCACCGTCAAGGACATCCAGAAGGCCAAGGACTACCCCAATGCCTGCAAGGACGAGCAGGAACGCCTCCGGGTCGGCGCTGCGGTCGGGGTCGGGGCCGGCACCGACGAGCGGGTCGCCGCCCTGCTGGAAGCCGGCGTGGACGTGATCGTGGTCGACACCGCCCACGGCCATTCCCAGGGGGTGATCGACCGGGTCCGCTGGATCAAGCATCACTACCCCGACGTCCAGGTGATCGGCGGCAACATCGCCACCGGCGAGGCGGCCGTGGCCCTGCTGGAAGCGGGCGCCGATGCGGTCAAGGTCGGCATCGGCCCGGGCTCCATCTGCACCACCCGGGTGGTGGCCGGCGTCGGCGTACCCCAGATCACCGCGGTCGCCAACGTCGCCCAGGCATTGAAGGACACGGGGCTGCCGCTGATCGCCGACGGCGGCATCCGCTATTCCGGCGACGTGGCCAAGGCCCTGGCTGCCGGGGCCCACAGCGTCATGCTCGGCAGCCTGTTCGCCGGCACTGAGGAAGCCCCCGGCGAGGTGGAACTGTACCAGGGCCGCTCCTACAAGACCTACCGCGGCATGGGGTCCCTGGGCGCCATGTCCCAGCAGCAGGGCTCCAGTGACCGTTACTTCCAGGAGGATACCGACGCCATCGAGAAGTTGGTGCCGGAGGGCATCGAGGGCCGGGTGCCCTACAAGGGCAGCGTGGTGGCCATCATCCACCAGCTCCTCGGCGGCATCCGCGCCAGCATGGGCTACACCGGCTGCCGCACCATCGCCGAACTGCACGAGAAATCCCGGTTCGTGCGCATCACCGGCGCCGGCGTGCGGGAAAGCCACGTTCACGACGTGGCCATCGTCAAGGAAGCACCCAACTACCGTCTGGACTGA